A segment of the Longimicrobiaceae bacterium genome:
GCCGACCTGTAGCCTGCGGTCCTCCGGCCGGGCGCGCCCGCCCGTGCCCCGCGCCTCGATTCCCGCCGCCGCGCGCCGTCCCTCGCGGGCGGCGCGGGCGGCGCGTGTCGTTGACGGGCCGCGCGGGCGCTCCGTACGTTCGTGGGCATGACGCCGAGCGGAGCGGGGCAGGGGACGGGGTTGTGGAGGGCCGCGGGCGCGGCGCTCCGGCGCGTGCTGGGCAACGCGCTCGACTTCGCGGGCCGGGTGTACGACAAGGCGGGGCAGGACGACATCTTCTTCCTCTCCGGCGCCATCGCCTTCAACGTGATGGTGGCGGCGGTGCCGTTCCTCCTCCTCGTCGTCGCCGGCCTGGGCTTCCTGCTCTCCAACGCGGTGGACGACCCCGGACAGACGGCGGTCAGCTACGTCGTGGGCATCCTGCCGCCGTCGCAGGCGCTGGTGGCGGCCACCCGCAAGATCGTGAGCGACGTGGTCAGCGGCCGCACCCGGTTCGGCGTCCTGGGCCTGGTGCTCTTCGTGTGGAGCTCGACCCGGCTGTTCGGCACCCTGCGGTCGGTGCTCAAGGACATCTTCGACCTGCAGGAGGACCGCGGCATCATCGCGGGGAAGCTGTTCGACATGGAGATGGTGGTGGTGGCGGGCATGCTCTTCCTGGCCAACACCGGCATCACCATCGTGCTCGAGGCGGTGCACTCGGTGGGGCAGAAGTGGGCGAGCCGGCACGGGTGGACCGAGCTGCCAGGGGCGCAGGCGGCATACGCGCGCATCCTCGCCTTCCTGTTCATCTACCTGATGTTCGTGCTCATCTACCGCTACCTGCCCAAGCGCAAGACGCCCTGGCGGATCGCGCTGGTGGCGGGCACCTTCACCAGCGTGGTGTGGGAGATGCTGAAGGGCATCTTCGCCTGGTACGTGAGCAACGTGGCAGACTACGCAAGCACTTACGGCGCGCTGGCCGCGCTGGTGATCCTGGTGTTCTGGATCTATTATTCGTCGTTCGTGTTCATACTGGGCGGAGAGGTGGCACAGGTGTACGACCTGTACCGCATCCGCCGCAGGCAGAGGGAGCTGTTGGAATGAAGCATTCGATCCGACGTCTACTTTCCACCGCCGCACCGCTGGCCGCCGCCCTCGCGCTGGCGTTCGCGCCGCACCGGGCCGCCGCGCAGGGGCTGCCGGTGGAGCCGCTGTCGCTGGAGCACGGCGGCGATGCGGAGGGCTCGGCCGTGTACCGCGACCCGCCG
Coding sequences within it:
- a CDS encoding YihY/virulence factor BrkB family protein, with protein sequence MTPSGAGQGTGLWRAAGAALRRVLGNALDFAGRVYDKAGQDDIFFLSGAIAFNVMVAAVPFLLLVVAGLGFLLSNAVDDPGQTAVSYVVGILPPSQALVAATRKIVSDVVSGRTRFGVLGLVLFVWSSTRLFGTLRSVLKDIFDLQEDRGIIAGKLFDMEMVVVAGMLFLANTGITIVLEAVHSVGQKWASRHGWTELPGAQAAYARILAFLFIYLMFVLIYRYLPKRKTPWRIALVAGTFTSVVWEMLKGIFAWYVSNVADYASTYGALAALVILVFWIYYSSFVFILGGEVAQVYDLYRIRRRQRELLE